A single Paratractidigestivibacter faecalis DNA region contains:
- the atpD gene encoding F0F1 ATP synthase subunit beta, with the protein MPENTQETRTALEEAAYHKLNKSVGEGTVVRVVGPVVDVKFDGQVPGIYTALIVDGDTPMGHVHTVLEVESQLEGGVVRTVAMSSTDGLTRGLKVKDTGHPMMMPVGPSTLGRVWNVIGEPVDGGQTPDDVQYYPIHHPAPAFEDLTTQTEIFETGIKAIDLLEPYVRGGKTGLFGGAGVGKTVLIQELINNLAQEHGGTSVFTGVGERTREGTDLFLEMTESGVINKTCLVYGQMNEPPGARMRVALSGLTTAEYFRDQGQDVLLFIDNIFRFSQAGSEVSALLGRMPSAVGYQPTLATEMGELQERITSTKEGSITSVQAVYVPADDLTDPAPATTFTHLDATTVLSRSITELGIYPAVDPLASSSSALDPSIVGEEHYRVAMAVQETLQEYSDLQDIIAILGMDELSEEQQNVVARARKIQQFLSQSFHVAEKFTGNPGAYVTVQDTVRSFGEIVDGKCDDLPEQAFRYASNIDDVRQRAAAMAAADQN; encoded by the coding sequence ATGCCAGAGAACACCCAGGAGACGCGTACCGCCCTCGAGGAGGCCGCGTACCACAAGCTCAACAAGAGCGTGGGCGAGGGCACGGTCGTTCGTGTCGTCGGACCTGTCGTCGACGTCAAGTTCGACGGCCAGGTGCCCGGCATCTACACCGCGCTCATCGTTGACGGCGACACCCCCATGGGTCACGTCCACACCGTGCTGGAGGTCGAGTCCCAGCTCGAGGGCGGCGTCGTCCGCACCGTCGCCATGTCCTCGACCGACGGCCTCACCCGTGGCCTCAAGGTCAAGGACACCGGCCACCCCATGATGATGCCCGTCGGCCCCTCCACGCTGGGCCGCGTCTGGAACGTCATCGGCGAGCCGGTCGACGGCGGCCAGACGCCTGACGACGTCCAGTACTATCCCATCCACCACCCGGCTCCCGCCTTCGAGGACCTGACCACCCAGACCGAGATCTTCGAGACGGGCATCAAGGCCATCGACCTGCTGGAGCCCTACGTCCGCGGCGGCAAGACCGGCCTGTTCGGCGGCGCCGGCGTCGGCAAGACCGTCCTCATCCAGGAGCTCATCAACAACCTCGCCCAGGAGCATGGCGGCACGTCCGTCTTCACGGGCGTCGGTGAGCGCACCCGTGAGGGCACGGACCTCTTCCTCGAGATGACCGAGTCCGGCGTCATCAACAAGACCTGCCTGGTCTACGGACAGATGAACGAGCCGCCCGGAGCCCGTATGCGCGTGGCCCTCTCCGGCCTGACCACGGCCGAGTACTTCCGTGACCAGGGCCAGGACGTGCTGCTGTTCATCGACAACATCTTCCGCTTCTCCCAGGCCGGCTCCGAGGTCTCCGCACTTCTCGGCCGCATGCCGTCGGCCGTCGGCTACCAGCCCACGCTGGCCACCGAGATGGGCGAGCTGCAGGAGCGCATCACCTCCACCAAGGAGGGCTCCATCACGTCCGTCCAGGCCGTCTACGTCCCCGCAGACGACCTGACCGACCCGGCACCTGCCACCACGTTCACGCACCTGGATGCCACCACGGTCCTCTCCCGCTCCATCACGGAGCTGGGCATCTACCCGGCCGTTGACCCGCTGGCGTCCTCCAGCTCTGCTCTTGACCCCTCCATCGTGGGCGAGGAGCACTACCGCGTGGCCATGGCCGTCCAGGAGACGCTGCAGGAGTACTCCGACCTGCAGGACATCATCGCCATCCTGGGCATGGACGAGCTCTCCGAGGAGCAGCAGAACGTCGTTGCCCGTGCCCGTAAGATCCAGCAGTTCCTCTCCCAGTCCTTCCACGTCGCGGAGAAGTTCACGGGCAACCCCGGTGCCTACGTCACCGTCCAGGACACCGTGCGCTCCTTCGGCGAGATCGTTGACGGCAAGTGCGACGACCTGCCCGAGCAGGCCTTCCGCTATGCCAGCAACATCGATGACGTCCGTCAGCGCGCCGCCGCCATGGCAGCCGCCGACCAGAACTAG
- the atpC gene encoding ATP synthase F1 subunit epsilon yields the protein MAELNVQFVRPDRALFQGPVASLVLVTYAGELGVYPGHAAEIVALGNGVVRMKKLPQDGGGEEDVVVSGGYAEIQDDEVIVLADHARRTDDIDPDIVRRTRDEAIEAREACDEGDHRRAYYDNKVNWCNLLLKQTMKD from the coding sequence ATGGCAGAGCTGAACGTTCAGTTCGTGAGGCCGGACAGGGCCCTCTTCCAGGGCCCTGTCGCCAGCCTCGTCCTGGTGACCTATGCTGGCGAGCTGGGCGTCTACCCCGGCCACGCGGCAGAGATCGTTGCCCTGGGCAACGGCGTCGTCCGCATGAAGAAACTGCCGCAGGATGGCGGCGGCGAGGAGGACGTCGTCGTTTCCGGCGGCTACGCCGAGATCCAGGATGACGAGGTCATCGTGCTGGCGGACCACGCCCGTCGCACCGACGACATCGACCCCGACATTGTCCGTCGCACCCGCGACGAGGCCATCGAGGCCCGCGAGGCGTGTGACGAGGGTGATCACCGCCGCGCTTACTACGATAACAAGGTCAACTGGTGTAACCTTCTGCTGAAGCAAACGATGAAGGACTAG
- the murA gene encoding UDP-N-acetylglucosamine 1-carboxyvinyltransferase — protein sequence MDVIQVEGGYPVTGTVTVEGAKNSALKLMAATLMASGVTTLTNVPNIADVHVMGKVLKNLGAKIEVVDEHVLKIDTTGVDSWETPYDLVVQMRASTAVLGPLLSRFGKAVVAMPGGCNIGARKIDMHILGLEALGVEFKIDHGNIHASTPNGIHGETVTLAFASVGATENLMMASVFAKGTTVIDNAAREPEIVDLANMLNEMGAHIKGAGSPVIEIEGVSELHPVTHAVVGDRIEAGTFLAIGGLCGEPVTVRGFDPKHLGLVLKKYEQMGISIERGERECTVWRERPLRPTDIQTLPFPGFPTDMQAQSMCLLAMAEGSCIITENVFESRFMFASELQRMGANIVIEGHHAIVHGVPAFSGTQVKSPDLRGGAALVMAGLVADGLTTVSAIHHIDRGYEGFVEKLRSLGAHAQRVSVPDATDLLD from the coding sequence ATGGACGTTATACAGGTTGAGGGCGGCTATCCCGTCACCGGTACGGTCACGGTCGAGGGAGCAAAGAACTCGGCCCTCAAGCTTATGGCGGCCACGCTCATGGCCTCGGGCGTGACCACGCTCACCAACGTCCCCAACATCGCGGACGTTCACGTCATGGGCAAGGTGCTCAAGAACCTCGGCGCCAAGATCGAGGTCGTTGACGAGCACGTTCTCAAGATTGATACCACTGGCGTCGACTCCTGGGAGACCCCCTACGACCTCGTCGTCCAGATGCGTGCCTCGACGGCCGTGCTCGGACCGCTTCTCTCGCGGTTCGGCAAGGCCGTCGTTGCCATGCCGGGCGGCTGCAACATCGGCGCCCGCAAGATCGACATGCACATCCTCGGCCTGGAGGCCCTGGGTGTTGAGTTCAAGATCGATCACGGCAACATCCACGCCTCCACGCCCAACGGCATCCACGGCGAGACCGTGACCCTTGCCTTCGCAAGCGTCGGAGCCACGGAGAACCTCATGATGGCCTCGGTCTTCGCCAAGGGCACCACGGTCATCGACAACGCGGCTCGCGAGCCCGAGATCGTCGACCTCGCCAACATGCTCAACGAGATGGGCGCCCACATCAAGGGCGCAGGCTCCCCGGTCATTGAGATCGAGGGCGTCTCCGAGCTTCATCCTGTCACGCACGCCGTGGTGGGGGACCGCATCGAGGCCGGCACCTTCCTCGCCATCGGGGGCCTGTGCGGAGAGCCGGTCACCGTCCGCGGATTTGACCCCAAGCACCTTGGCCTCGTCCTCAAGAAGTACGAGCAGATGGGCATCTCCATCGAGCGTGGCGAGCGCGAGTGCACCGTCTGGCGAGAGCGCCCCCTGCGCCCCACCGACATCCAGACCCTTCCCTTTCCGGGCTTCCCGACCGACATGCAGGCCCAGTCCATGTGCCTTCTGGCCATGGCCGAGGGCAGCTGCATTATCACCGAGAACGTCTTCGAGAGCCGCTTCATGTTCGCGAGCGAGCTGCAGCGCATGGGTGCCAACATCGTCATCGAGGGGCACCACGCCATCGTTCACGGCGTGCCGGCCTTCTCGGGCACGCAGGTGAAGTCGCCCGACCTTCGCGGCGGCGCGGCGCTCGTCATGGCTGGCCTCGTTGCGGACGGCCTCACCACCGTCTCCGCCATCCACCACATCGACCGTGGCTACGAGGGCTTTGTCGAGAAGCTCCGCTCGCTTGGGGCCCACGCCCAGCGCGTGAGCGTGCCTGACGCCACTGACCTTCTCGACTAG
- a CDS encoding LCP family protein encodes MSGGHFAGQGPDPYSRASARDYHDRLAKRRRRGFALRTLLIALVVLLAGSGVAVAAWVGNIQSRMNNSEVVTTELREALTERDAPNDPYYVLLLGTDGRPGETQYRSDTIILARIDPQQKVATLLSIPRDTMVTWKGSTMKINGVHAYDGAAGMVQIVSDLCHVEISHYAEVNFDGLSGITDALGGVTVDVDMDIKDTEHFDDVTELQKGEQVLNGAQALFYCRCRYFADGDYTRMRHQRTFVKSLIAQVLSTTDPTKLVGVVNSCADMVITDMSVTEIASLANEMRGMNTEDGIYTAFVPSVPQMVDGVSYVVADWDQLDEMMKVIDAGQDPSSFNEGGYGNSSAE; translated from the coding sequence ATGTCCGGCGGTCACTTTGCCGGTCAGGGGCCGGATCCCTACAGTCGTGCGAGCGCGAGGGACTACCATGACCGCCTGGCAAAGAGGCGTCGCCGCGGCTTTGCGCTGAGGACGCTGCTCATCGCACTCGTCGTCCTTCTCGCCGGCTCGGGCGTCGCCGTGGCCGCATGGGTGGGCAACATACAGTCAAGGATGAACAACAGCGAGGTCGTGACCACGGAGCTGCGCGAGGCGCTCACAGAGCGCGATGCTCCCAACGACCCGTACTACGTCCTGCTCCTTGGCACGGACGGCCGCCCCGGAGAGACCCAGTACCGCTCCGACACCATCATCCTGGCAAGGATCGACCCCCAGCAGAAGGTGGCAACCCTGCTCTCCATCCCGCGCGACACCATGGTCACGTGGAAGGGGTCCACGATGAAGATCAACGGCGTCCACGCCTATGACGGTGCGGCCGGAATGGTCCAGATCGTGAGCGACCTGTGCCACGTTGAGATCTCGCACTACGCCGAGGTCAACTTTGACGGCCTCTCCGGCATCACCGATGCCCTGGGCGGCGTGACCGTCGACGTCGACATGGACATCAAGGACACCGAGCACTTCGACGACGTCACCGAGCTCCAGAAGGGCGAGCAGGTCCTCAACGGCGCCCAGGCCCTCTTCTATTGTCGCTGCCGCTACTTTGCCGATGGCGACTACACCCGCATGCGCCACCAGCGCACCTTCGTCAAATCCCTCATCGCGCAGGTCCTTTCCACGACAGACCCCACCAAGCTCGTGGGCGTGGTCAACTCATGCGCCGACATGGTCATCACCGACATGTCGGTCACCGAGATCGCGAGTCTCGCCAACGAGATGAGGGGCATGAACACCGAGGACGGCATTTACACTGCCTTTGTGCCGTCTGTCCCGCAGATGGTCGACGGCGTCTCCTACGTCGTCGCCGACTGGGACCAGCTGGACGAGATGATGAAGGTCATCGATGCCGGACAGGACCCCTCAAGCTTCAACGAGGGCGGCTACGGCAACAGCTCTGCTGAGTAA
- a CDS encoding metal-dependent transcriptional regulator encodes MATSAADPQGQEGHSLTRAGEDYLESIYRLSLESAEGDKSVRSVDVAEQLEVSKASVNKALSQLKEMGMVVQSRYGRVVLTEEGEAYAKVVWRSHRALRTFLEHDLGVKPEVADEEACLMEHVLSADTMQRLIGYLERQGVEIPKD; translated from the coding sequence ATGGCAACTAGTGCAGCTGACCCCCAGGGCCAGGAGGGCCACTCCCTTACCAGGGCGGGGGAGGACTACCTCGAGTCTATCTACCGCCTCTCCCTCGAGAGCGCGGAAGGCGACAAGTCCGTCCGCTCCGTGGACGTGGCCGAGCAGCTTGAGGTCTCAAAGGCCAGCGTGAACAAAGCCCTTTCCCAGCTCAAGGAGATGGGAATGGTTGTTCAGAGCCGTTACGGCAGGGTGGTCCTCACCGAGGAGGGCGAGGCCTATGCCAAGGTGGTCTGGCGCTCCCACAGGGCGCTGCGCACCTTCCTGGAGCATGACCTCGGCGTGAAGCCCGAGGTCGCCGACGAGGAGGCCTGCCTCATGGAGCACGTCCTTTCGGCAGACACCATGCAGAGGCTCATTGGATACCTGGAGCGCCAGGGCGTCGAGATTCCCAAGGACTAG